The proteins below are encoded in one region of Micromonospora pisi:
- a CDS encoding metal ABC transporter permease yields MRALLIDPFAPPFMARALAELALLALMCGPVSVLVFVRRLSFVADALTHTVFPGVVVGYLAGGVEGIFGGALVAGLVTAVALSLLTRHGRLSEDAAIAVMLTAMFSIGVILVSRRSSYTADLTSFLFGRVLTVSEPQLLQTGLLAIVVLGVLAVSARIFVFRAFDPVGATAAGYRIGWLDAWLNVVVALVVVAAVRAVGTVLVVALLLVPAATARLLTDRLSVMAVIGTGVTLVAGYLGLLASWTASVDFGLRLTSASAVVLALVAAYLLALPVGALRAGRARRRAALPGTTAAEGSLR; encoded by the coding sequence ATGCGCGCTCTGCTGATCGACCCGTTCGCGCCGCCGTTCATGGCCCGGGCGCTGGCGGAGCTGGCCCTGCTGGCACTGATGTGCGGGCCGGTCAGCGTCCTGGTCTTCGTCCGACGACTCTCCTTCGTCGCCGACGCGCTCACCCACACCGTCTTTCCGGGAGTGGTGGTCGGTTACCTCGCCGGCGGCGTGGAGGGCATCTTCGGCGGTGCGCTCGTCGCCGGCCTGGTCACCGCGGTCGCGCTGAGCCTGCTCACCCGGCACGGGCGGCTGAGCGAGGACGCCGCGATCGCGGTGATGCTGACCGCGATGTTCTCCATCGGCGTCATCCTGGTCTCCCGCCGGTCCTCCTACACCGCCGACCTGACCTCATTCCTCTTCGGCCGGGTGCTCACCGTCAGCGAACCGCAGCTGTTGCAGACCGGCCTGCTGGCGATCGTCGTGCTGGGCGTGCTCGCGGTCAGTGCCCGGATATTCGTGTTCCGCGCCTTCGACCCGGTCGGGGCCACCGCCGCCGGCTACCGGATCGGCTGGCTCGACGCCTGGCTCAACGTCGTCGTCGCCCTGGTCGTGGTCGCCGCGGTCCGCGCCGTCGGCACCGTACTGGTGGTCGCCCTGCTGCTGGTGCCGGCGGCGACCGCGCGCCTGCTCACCGACCGGTTGTCGGTGATGGCGGTGATCGGGACCGGTGTCACCCTGGTCGCGGGGTACCTCGGCCTGCTCGCCAGTTGGACCGCCTCGGTCGACTTCGGCCTGCGGCTCACCTCCGCGTCGGCGGTGGTGCTGGCACTGGTGGCGGCCTATCTGCTCGCGCTGCCGGTCGGCGCGCTACGCGCCGGACGGGCCCGACGCCGGGCGGCGCTGCCCGGTACGACAGCCGCCGAGGGGAGCCTGCGATGA
- a CDS encoding metal ABC transporter ATP-binding protein gives MAEAPAPTPAADAALRFSRASVGYAGRTVLHGVDLRVEPGQALALVGPNGAGKSTLIKAVLGMAQLLGGSLTILGHPPAGARGLAAYVPQVDSLDADFPVSAGQVVLMGRYRHSGWLRPPGRADRRIAAEALARVGLADRARDRFGLLSGGQRQRVLLARAIAAQPRLLLLDEPFNGLDAPSQEEILRVLADLRAEGTALVVSTHDLTIARDACDTVCLLNGRQYAFGPAERTLSPALLRETYGSQAVELPGGRTVLVEP, from the coding sequence GTGGCTGAGGCACCCGCCCCGACACCGGCCGCCGACGCTGCCCTGCGCTTCTCGCGGGCCAGCGTCGGCTACGCCGGCCGGACTGTCCTGCACGGCGTGGACCTGCGGGTCGAACCGGGCCAGGCACTGGCGCTGGTCGGGCCGAACGGCGCCGGTAAGTCGACCCTGATCAAGGCCGTCCTCGGCATGGCGCAACTGCTCGGCGGATCGCTGACGATCCTGGGGCACCCGCCGGCCGGCGCGCGCGGGCTGGCCGCGTACGTCCCGCAGGTCGACAGCCTCGACGCCGACTTCCCCGTCTCCGCCGGACAGGTGGTGCTGATGGGGCGCTACCGGCACAGCGGCTGGCTCCGCCCGCCGGGCCGGGCCGACCGGCGGATCGCCGCCGAGGCGCTGGCCCGGGTCGGACTGGCCGACCGCGCGCGGGACCGGTTCGGCCTGCTCTCCGGAGGTCAGCGGCAACGCGTACTGCTGGCCCGGGCGATCGCGGCGCAGCCCCGGCTGCTGCTGCTCGACGAACCGTTCAACGGCCTCGACGCACCAAGTCAGGAGGAGATCCTGCGGGTGCTGGCGGACCTGCGGGCCGAGGGCACCGCGCTGGTGGTCAGCACCCACGACCTGACCATCGCCCGGGACGCCTGCGACACCGTCTGCCTGCTCAACGGTCGCCAGTACGCGTTCGGCCCGGCCGAGCGGACCCTCTCCCCCGCGCTGCTGCGCGAGACGTACGGCAGTCAGGCGGTCGAACTGCCCGGCGGCCGCACAGTGCTGGTCGAACCGTGA
- a CDS encoding ABC transporter permease has translation MYGSVNADAARAAGIRTDRVVFIVFMIAGVLAALAGLLMTGRLGSVAAAQGQGMIFTVFAAAVIGGVSMDGGKGTLFGALCGVIVLGLINNILTLAGVFAQWIQAIYGLIILVALLLARLTTGKAQD, from the coding sequence ATGTATGGCTCGGTCAACGCCGATGCCGCGCGGGCGGCCGGTATCCGTACCGACCGGGTGGTGTTCATCGTGTTCATGATCGCCGGTGTGCTCGCCGCCCTGGCCGGTCTGCTGATGACCGGTCGGCTCGGCTCGGTCGCCGCGGCCCAGGGACAGGGCATGATCTTCACCGTCTTCGCGGCGGCGGTGATCGGCGGGGTGAGCATGGACGGTGGCAAGGGCACCCTCTTCGGCGCCCTCTGCGGTGTGATCGTGCTCGGCCTGATCAACAACATCCTGACCCTCGCCGGTGTCTTCGCGCAGTGGATCCAGGCCATCTACGGTCTGATCATCCTGGTCGCGTTGCTACTGGCCCGGCTCACCACCGGCAAGGCACAGGACTGA
- a CDS encoding metal ABC transporter substrate-binding protein, with protein sequence MRASASWAVRAAVALATVYAVSACGSTDSGNNGGTAGSSANGEQLPVVATTPEVADFVRNVGGSGIRVTQLIKPNVDPHEYEPTPADIQAISTASLVVKNGVGLEKWLDQTITSAGFKGTVVDTSQGVTLRRGDPDDEEMAEGDPHIWHNPRNARIMAENIEKALVSADSAHAAAYQKNYQDYAAKLDALDAENVKKFDALPVGQRKLVTNHDAFGYYVDRYQLEFVGSVIPSMDTSAELSASQLTDLVAKIKATGTKAIFSESSLPPKSAEAIAQQAGVKVVGGEDALYGDSLGTEGTPQGTYIGAEEHNTDTIVKALGG encoded by the coding sequence TTGAGAGCGTCAGCATCCTGGGCGGTACGGGCGGCGGTCGCGCTCGCGACCGTATATGCCGTGTCCGCTTGCGGCTCCACGGACAGCGGAAACAACGGGGGTACGGCCGGATCCTCCGCGAATGGCGAGCAGTTGCCGGTGGTGGCGACGACACCCGAGGTGGCGGACTTCGTCCGAAATGTCGGCGGGAGCGGGATACGGGTGACCCAGCTCATCAAGCCCAACGTCGACCCGCACGAGTACGAGCCGACCCCCGCCGACATCCAGGCCATCAGCACCGCGTCGCTGGTGGTCAAGAACGGTGTCGGGCTGGAGAAGTGGCTGGACCAGACGATCACCTCGGCCGGCTTCAAGGGCACCGTGGTCGACACCAGCCAGGGCGTGACCCTGCGCAGGGGTGACCCCGACGACGAGGAGATGGCCGAGGGCGACCCGCACATCTGGCACAATCCGCGCAACGCCAGAATCATGGCCGAGAATATCGAGAAGGCTCTCGTCTCCGCCGATTCCGCACACGCGGCGGCGTACCAGAAGAATTACCAGGACTACGCGGCGAAGCTTGACGCACTCGATGCCGAGAACGTCAAGAAATTCGATGCCCTGCCGGTCGGCCAGCGCAAGTTGGTGACCAATCACGACGCGTTCGGGTACTACGTCGACCGCTATCAACTGGAGTTCGTCGGATCCGTCATCCCGAGCATGGACACCTCGGCGGAACTCTCCGCCTCGCAGCTCACCGACCTGGTCGCGAAGATCAAGGCGACCGGCACCAAGGCGATCTTCAGCGAGAGTTCGCTGCCGCCGAAGAGCGCCGAGGCGATCGCCCAACAGGCCGGGGTGAAGGTGGTCGGTGGCGAGGACGCGCTGTACGGCGACAGTCTCGGCACCGAGGGGACGCCACAGGGGACGTACATCGGCGCGGAGGAACACAACACCGACACGATCGTGAAGGCCCTGGGTGGCTGA
- the tyrS gene encoding tyrosine--tRNA ligase — protein MTDSSTVTESSETPAGSPGPGSLMDDLQWRGLIQDATGLEELRAQFAAGPVTFYVGFDPTAPSLHIGNLMQITTARRLQLAGNRPLLLVGGATGQIGDPKESAERSLNPPEVVAGWVERIRQQLSPFVSYTGDNAAQLVNNLDWTAAMSVVEFLRDVGKHFPINKMLAREVVRARLESGISYTEFSYQLLQSHDYYELHQRYGCQLQFGGSDQWGNITAGVDYIRRRGAGPAHAFVTPLVTKSDGTKFGKSESGTVWLDPSMTSPYAFYQFWINSDDRDISRYLRYFSFRSHAEIEELERATAERPAARLAQRALAEELTTLVHGEEETRQAIAASQALFGRGSLDELAPQTLEAALTEAGLVRLAELPPVAVLLKEAGLVASLNEARRAITEGGAYVNNERVSDVDATVAPQALLHGRFLVLRRGKRTFAGVELAG, from the coding sequence GTGACCGATAGCAGCACCGTGACCGAGAGCAGCGAAACACCCGCCGGATCGCCCGGGCCAGGGTCGCTGATGGATGACCTGCAGTGGCGGGGCCTGATCCAGGACGCCACCGGACTGGAGGAACTGCGGGCGCAGTTCGCCGCCGGGCCGGTGACCTTCTATGTCGGCTTCGATCCGACCGCGCCGAGCCTGCACATCGGAAACCTGATGCAGATCACCACCGCGCGCCGGTTGCAGCTGGCCGGAAATCGCCCATTGCTGCTGGTGGGGGGCGCGACCGGACAGATCGGGGACCCCAAGGAGAGCGCGGAGCGGTCACTCAATCCGCCAGAGGTGGTCGCGGGATGGGTGGAGCGGATCCGTCAACAGCTGTCCCCGTTCGTCAGCTACACCGGCGACAACGCCGCCCAGTTGGTCAACAACCTGGACTGGACCGCGGCCATGTCGGTGGTCGAGTTCCTCCGCGACGTCGGTAAGCACTTCCCGATCAACAAGATGCTCGCCCGGGAGGTGGTCCGCGCCCGGCTGGAGAGCGGGATCAGCTACACCGAGTTCAGCTACCAGCTTCTGCAGTCGCACGACTACTACGAGCTGCACCAGCGGTACGGGTGCCAGTTGCAGTTCGGTGGTTCCGACCAGTGGGGCAACATCACCGCCGGAGTCGACTACATCCGGCGCCGCGGTGCCGGCCCGGCACACGCGTTCGTCACCCCGCTGGTCACCAAATCCGACGGTACGAAGTTCGGTAAGAGCGAGAGCGGCACCGTCTGGCTCGACCCCTCGATGACCAGTCCGTACGCCTTCTACCAGTTCTGGATCAACTCGGACGACCGGGACATCAGCCGCTACCTGCGGTACTTCAGCTTCCGGTCGCACGCCGAGATCGAGGAGTTGGAGCGCGCCACGGCGGAGCGACCGGCGGCCCGGTTGGCGCAGCGAGCTCTGGCCGAGGAACTCACCACCCTCGTGCACGGGGAGGAGGAGACCCGCCAGGCCATCGCGGCCAGTCAGGCGTTGTTCGGGCGCGGTTCGCTGGACGAGCTCGCCCCGCAGACGCTGGAGGCCGCGCTCACCGAGGCCGGACTGGTACGCCTCGCGGAGTTACCGCCGGTTGCCGTACTGCTCAAGGAAGCCGGGTTGGTGGCGAGCCTGAACGAGGCGCGACGGGCGATCACCGAGGGCGGTGCGTACGTCAACAACGAGCGCGTGTCGGATGTGGACGCCACGGTGGCGCCACAGGCGTTGCTGCACGGCCGATTCCTCGTACTGCGTCGGGGCAAGCGCACCTTCGCCGGTGTGGAGCTGGCCGGTTAG
- a CDS encoding metal ABC transporter permease, producing the protein MSWWDDVFHRALVAAMLVGLLAALVGVQVVLRRLSFFTMAMSHATFPGVVAASIIGINIYLGGALAGLLVAIAVAALSRVRGQDAAAATGVILSAGFALGVGLVATQNGFSRDLSSFLVGSILTVSTGDLVVIAAVLCLVGLASTLGARQLLFVGFDRVGARAAGLRPGLVDLVLLVGIELVIVAVVPVVGTILTLALVVAPAAAGRAWSDRIGVITGLAMFFGAVSGVAGLLVSSAYDVAAGASITLVATAILLLSLVGGGWLRPVLRRLRTGASTGPTAADPYR; encoded by the coding sequence ATGAGCTGGTGGGACGACGTCTTCCACCGGGCCCTGGTGGCGGCGATGCTGGTCGGCCTGCTGGCCGCGCTGGTCGGCGTGCAGGTGGTGCTGCGCCGGCTCTCCTTCTTCACCATGGCGATGAGTCACGCGACCTTTCCGGGTGTGGTCGCGGCCAGCATCATCGGGATCAACATCTACCTCGGTGGGGCGCTCGCCGGCCTGCTCGTGGCGATCGCCGTGGCGGCGCTGAGCCGGGTCCGGGGCCAGGACGCGGCGGCGGCGACCGGTGTCATCCTCTCCGCCGGCTTCGCCCTCGGGGTGGGGCTGGTCGCCACCCAGAACGGCTTCAGCCGGGACCTCTCGTCCTTCCTCGTCGGTTCGATCCTGACGGTGTCGACCGGAGACCTGGTGGTGATCGCCGCCGTGCTCTGTCTGGTCGGGCTGGCGTCGACACTCGGGGCGCGGCAGTTGCTCTTCGTCGGCTTCGACCGGGTCGGCGCCCGCGCCGCGGGCCTCCGTCCCGGGCTGGTCGACCTGGTGCTGCTGGTGGGAATCGAGTTGGTGATCGTGGCGGTGGTTCCGGTCGTCGGCACCATCCTGACCCTGGCCCTGGTGGTCGCACCGGCCGCCGCCGGGCGAGCGTGGTCGGACCGGATCGGCGTGATCACCGGACTGGCGATGTTCTTCGGCGCGGTCAGCGGGGTCGCCGGCCTGCTCGTGTCGAGCGCGTACGACGTGGCCGCGGGGGCGAGCATCACGCTGGTGGCAACCGCGATCCTGCTGCTCTCGCTGGTCGGCGGGGGCTGGCTGCGGCCGGTACTGCGCCGGCTCCGTACCGGGGCGTCGACCGGGCCGACGGCCGCGGACCCGTACCGGTGA
- a CDS encoding sulfite exporter TauE/SafE family protein, giving the protein MRKLLLLALVGLGAQLVDGSLGMAYGVTSTTLLLAIGTNPAAASATVHLAEIGTTLASGAAHWKFGNVDWKVVAKIGIPGAIGAFAGATFLSGLSTEVAAPVMALILLALGIYILVRFTAFGIPRDRLGLPLRKRFLGPLGLVAGFVDATGGGGWGPVGTPAILASGRMEPRKVIGSIDTSEFLVAIAASLGFLVGIGSENIDFAWVAALLIGGVIAAPIAAWLVRHIPPRILGSAVGGVIILTNSRSLLRSDWIDASDSVRYAVYAVIYLIWAAALAYSVKQYRANRDAERIEADTAEQHRSAAAPV; this is encoded by the coding sequence GTGCGCAAACTCCTCCTCCTCGCCTTGGTGGGCCTCGGCGCCCAGTTGGTGGACGGCAGCCTCGGCATGGCCTACGGCGTCACCTCCACCACGCTGCTGCTGGCCATCGGCACCAACCCGGCCGCCGCGTCCGCCACCGTGCACCTGGCCGAAATCGGCACCACGCTCGCCTCCGGCGCCGCGCACTGGAAGTTCGGCAACGTCGACTGGAAGGTCGTCGCCAAGATCGGTATTCCGGGCGCGATCGGCGCGTTCGCCGGGGCGACCTTTCTCTCCGGTCTCTCCACCGAGGTCGCCGCACCGGTGATGGCGCTCATCCTGCTCGCGCTCGGCATCTACATCCTGGTCCGCTTCACCGCCTTCGGCATCCCCCGCGACCGCCTCGGCCTGCCGCTGCGCAAGCGCTTCCTCGGCCCGCTCGGGCTGGTCGCCGGCTTTGTCGATGCCACCGGTGGCGGCGGCTGGGGCCCGGTCGGCACCCCGGCGATCCTGGCCAGCGGTCGGATGGAGCCGCGCAAGGTGATCGGTTCGATCGACACCAGCGAGTTCCTGGTCGCCATCGCGGCCAGCCTCGGCTTCCTGGTCGGCATCGGCAGCGAGAACATCGATTTCGCCTGGGTGGCCGCTCTGCTGATCGGCGGCGTCATCGCCGCGCCGATCGCCGCCTGGCTGGTCCGGCACATCCCGCCACGGATCCTCGGCTCCGCGGTCGGCGGGGTCATCATCCTGACCAACAGCCGCTCGCTGCTGCGCAGCGACTGGATCGACGCCTCGGACAGTGTCCGGTACGCCGTCTACGCCGTCATCTACCTGATCTGGGCGGCGGCGCTGGCGTACTCGGTCAAGCAGTACCGGGCCAACCGCGACGCGGAGCGGATCGAGGCGGACACCGCCGAGCAGCACCGGTCGGCGGCAGCGCCGGTCTGA
- a CDS encoding PaaI family thioesterase, with protein sequence MELPELTGGFTGLLGLRLDEATAERVVIRWDCRPELHQPYGIQHGGVYSSVVESAGSIGGALWWADRGQVVGVSNQTDFLRAVRDGELTAVATPVHQGRSQQLWQVVITDADDRLVARGQVRLQNLSKTPPTGTSAR encoded by the coding sequence ATGGAACTACCCGAACTGACCGGTGGTTTCACCGGGCTGCTGGGACTGCGGCTGGACGAGGCGACCGCCGAGCGCGTGGTGATCAGGTGGGACTGCCGACCAGAGCTGCACCAGCCGTACGGAATCCAGCACGGCGGGGTCTACAGCTCGGTGGTCGAGTCGGCCGGGAGCATCGGTGGCGCCCTCTGGTGGGCCGACCGGGGCCAGGTGGTCGGGGTCTCGAACCAGACCGACTTCCTGCGCGCGGTGCGCGACGGCGAGCTGACCGCGGTGGCGACCCCGGTGCACCAGGGCCGCAGCCAGCAGCTCTGGCAGGTTGTCATCACCGATGCCGACGACCGGCTGGTCGCCCGGGGCCAGGTGCGGCTACAGAATCTGAGCAAGACGCCACCGACCGGCACGTCCGCCCGGTAG